The nucleotide sequence TGGCCTttcgttactttttttttttttggcggcacgcgggcctctcactgctgtggcctctcccgtggcggagcacaggctccggacgcacaggcccagcggccatggctcacgggcccagccgctccgcggcacgtgggatcctcccggaccggggcacgaacccgtgtcccctgcatcggcaggcggactctcaaccactgcgccagcagggaagccctctcgtTACTTTTATCTGGACGTTCTCAGGGCAGTGAGGCCCTAGACCTGAAGGGGCAGGGACAGCTCGGCAGAGGGAGGAGTCCCAGGCTTTCCCCGGGCTCAGATGAAGGACTGAGGGCACCCCGTACCCCAGAACAGATGGGGCCCAGCAGTTCTCTGCCCTTGCTGCCGACACGGGAGAGCCAAGGACGGTTACTGGCTGTGGGCCCCGGCTCGCTCATTTTCTGGGGGATTCCCGGGATGGTGAAGCCCTTGGTCTGGTGGGCGTGCCTGAGTCCAGCCCCGGGAGGACTACCACATGCTGCCAGGCGTCAAGATAAGGACCCTGAGGGAAGATTTGCTGCACCTCCCACCCTGTAGAGGGGTCTCACAGCCACTTGCCCCTGCTGTCAGCCCTGGGAGGCCACATAGCAGGGTTGCCAAATGTGGCATTTATTGACTTCCACTCTGGGAGTCTCAGGGAGGTGAGACTTTTTCTGAGGGGTGGACCTCAGGGTAATAGATAGGACTGTGAGGGAGGATTGAGAAGACCTCCCTCCCAGGTAGATTTGGCTTCTGTCTGCCCTGAAAATACCCATCTTAGAGAGAAGGGGCCCcaacccagccctgcccctcttgTCAGCCCCAGGAGACCACAAGCAAGGTTGGCCAGATGTGGCGTTTCCTGACTTTTGCTGAGGGGAGGGTCTCAGAGAGGTCACAGCGTCGGTCTGAGGGGGAGCCAAATGAGTTCAGTAGAGGGAGGAGTCCCAGGCTCTATCAGAAGTCAAGGGAAGGACCATTGGGAGGCCTGAAGGGCCCCTTTCCCTGAAAAGAAGGATGCCACAGGATCTCGGCGCTGGGAGGATCAGAGTAGCAGTGAGCAGGTGGGAGGAACTCTCGCTTCTGCTGCAAGCTCTACCAGGAGTCAAGGGGGTGGAGTGTCTCAGGGAGCTAAGGGCTGGGTTGCAGCAGAAAACTGCAGGTCAGCAGAGGGTAGGACAGGCCTTGCCAGGAGTACAGATGAATACCTTGAACGAGGAGTGAGTGCATTCCCTATGCTAGAACAGACCCCAGGCAGGTGTGGCTGGATTTGGTGTCTTTTTACTTTGTCTAGGGTGTCCCAGAGAGGTGAAGGCTTTGGTCTGAGCTGATGACACCAGCAAAGGGGGAAGTCCCAGAATCTGAGGAGTCAAGGTAAGGTAAAGGCCTTGAAGGAGGACTAAGGTTACCCCCTAACACAGACAGAAGGGGTCTCACAGAAATTCCACCCTGTCCCCACTGTGCACCCTGGCAGGATCCGGGCAGGAATACCCAGACGTGGTGTACCCTCACTCTCTGCAAGGGGTGCCTGGAGGTGTCCCTGGGAGGTAAAGCCTTGGCCTGAGAAGGGTGATGTCAGGTCACCAGATAAGGTGGTCCCAGGCCCTCCAGGAGTAAAGAATACATTGAGGGAAGACAGAGGGAACTCCTTATCCCAGAacagagggaacccagcccctgCTGTCAGCCATGGGAGACCCCAGGCTGGGGTGGCTGGATGTGATGTCTCTTCACTTTTGCCTTAGGGGTCTCAGGGAGGTGAAGGCCTTGGTGTGAGTGAGAAGACAGGTCAGCTGAAGGAGTCACATCAGGTCAGAAGAAGGAAGAGTCCCAAGCTCTACCAGAGTCAAGGTAAGGACCCTTGGTGAGGACCAAAGGTACTTCCAACCCCAGAAAGAAGAGACCCCATAGAGTCTGGCTATCTCCTGTCCTCCGGCCTGGAGAGACTCAGGCAGGGTTGGCTGCATAGGTGTGCCCTCACTTTCTCCAGGGGTGAGAGAGGTGTCTCCGAAAGGTGAGGCCCAGTCAGCAGGGGGTAGCCTAGGCCCTGTCAGGAGTAAAGATGGATAACATGAGGGAGGACTGAGGATAGCCCCACCACAGGACACATGGGGACCAGCTCTTGCTTTTGGCACTGGGAGGACATAGCAGGGGTGGTAAGATGTGGTGCCCCATTTTGGTCCATGGGTTCTCAGGGAGGTGCGGTCCTCGTTCTGAGGAAGTGGCAGTCTGAGGGGAAGCCACATCAGGTCGGCAGAGGGAAGAGTCCTAGACTCTGCCAGAGTTTAAGGTAGGGACCCTGAGTGAGGCCTGAGGGCACACCCTCACCCGAGGACTGAAGGCACACCCAGCTCGGCCCTTCCCCTGTTGTCAGCTCCGGGAGGCCCTGGGCACAGTGGTCAGATATGGTGTACCCTCACTTCCCTCTTGGTGGTCTCAGGGAGGTGAGGGCTTGTTCTGAAGGGGCCAGACTCAGGACAGCAGAGGGAGGAGTCCTGGAACGTACCAGGCATCAATGTGAGGAATGAGGGTAACACTCAGCTTGGAGAGAGGGGGACCCCACAAACTTCATTCAGCTCTTTCTGTTCCCCCCGGGAGGCTCTGGGCAGGTGTGGTCGAAAGTGTTGCCCCTTCACTTCCTTCTCATCTGTTTAAGGAATGTGACGTCTTGCCTTAGGCTAGCAGAGGTGCAGGAGGAGAGGGCACAAGCCTCTTTAGAGGAAAGGTAAGAACCTTAGCGTGGAGGGGATCATCGCTCCAGAACAGCGGGGACCTCACAGAACTCGGCCCCTCCTCGCCTGTCAGGGGCTTCAGGAGCCCTGAGGTGAGGGCCTGGGTGTGAGGCACAGGTCCTCAGGTCAGCAGAGCAGAGGAAGCCCAGACAGTACTGGGAGACAAGGTGAGGTGTGCACCCTGAATGTCTGCCGAGGACCCCCCAGTGCCTGACCCACCTGCCCACAGTCAGCCCTGGAAGCCTCGGGTTGTACTGGTTGGCTGTACCCTGAGGAGCTTTCTCGCATCTTCCTACAGGTTCCTAGGGGACAAACTGTCCAGGGAGACAGGAGCCCTGTGAGGCCCTAGAGCACCCCCTAAAGAGGGGATCTGTAAGCCAGCCTTTGTCAGAGCTGCCAAGGGTGCATTTCTCTGCTGAGGCTGCTGACCCGCTGTCTCTCTCCCCCAGGTCCTTGGGATCCCATCTCCCACCATCCTGCTTACACTTCTACCTGCTGCCTCCAACAAGAGTCATCATGCTTCACTCTCCAAAGCATCTGCGCCTCACATTTGAGCCAGACTTTCAGACCCTAAGTGACATACAAGACCTGCTGACAGTGCAGGTTCCCAcagctgaggaggaggaggaggaggagactgcctctgtttcctcttgcTCTTTCATTTTCTCCTACCCCTCAACTtcccccccttcctctcctctgctaCTGGGCACCCcagaggagatggaggaggaggagaagaaggagcaggaggaggaggaggagactgcctctgtttcctcttgcCCTTTACCTTTCTCCTACTCCTCAACTTccccccctttctctcctctgccaCTGGGCACCCCAGAGGagcaggaggaggtggaggaggaggaggagcagcaGGAGGAGGAGCAACCTGCCACTGTGCCATTGGGTCATCCCCAGAGTCCTCAGAGCTCCTTCTCCGCCATGCCATGGAGCACATCAGATGGAAGCTCCAGCATCCAAGGAGAAGAGGGCACACACTCTCTCCAGGCCTCAGCACACACCAAATCCTTGTTCAGAGGCCTGCTGGATGAAAAGGTGGCTGATTTGTTGCATTTCATGGTCCTCAAATATCGACTGAAGGAGCCCTTCACAAAGGCAGAAATGCTGAAAGTTGTCATCAAAAAGGACAAAAACCAATTCCCTGTGATCTTCAAGAAAGCTTCTAAGTGCCTAGAGGTGATCTCTGGCATTGATGTGAAGGAAGTGGACCCCAAAATCCACTCCTATGTCCTTGTCAACTCATTAGACCTCACCCATGATGAGATGCATAGTGATGACCAGAGCATGCCTAAAAATGGCCTCCTGGCAATCATCCTGGGTGTGATTTTCATAGAGGGCAACTGCGCCCCTGAGGAAAACATCTGGGATTTCTTGAATACGATAAACGTGTATGCTGGGAGGGAGCACTTCATTTATGGGGAGCCCAGGAAGCTCATCACCAGAGACTGGGTGCAGGAGAATTATCTGGAGTACCGGAAGGTGTCTAATAGTGATCCTCCACGGTACGAATTCCTGTGGGGTCCAAGGGCCTATGCTGAAATCAGCAAGGTGAAAGTTCTGGAATTTTTGGTCAAGGTCAAAGGAACTGACCGCATTTCCTTCTCACACTGGTATGAGGAGGCTTTAAGAGATGACGAAGAGAGTCGGGGCCCCAGTTGGCCCCTTGGATAGTACTATTGCCATGTTCATTGTGCAGCATTCCTCAGCAGTTTCTGACCCAAATGAAGAATGAGTGCAAATCTTCACTCCGTGCTTGAGAGGGCAGGCAGGGTTCTATGTAGAGGAGGGTCGGGGTCAGGCTGGGAAGAACACACTGTGCAACAACTTTGTGTTCCTGTTCTGTATGGGTGACTTgaaagtttatctttttttttccttttggtatttttttcaaatgcttttcctttaaTAGGTTCATTAGCCTTAGAATCTGTTTATAAATGATATTGGTCACATTTATTGCTAAACATCAGATTTAAGAATAagagttttggggcttccctggtggcgcagtggttgagagtccgcctgccgatgcagggggcacgaacccgtgtcccctgcatcggcaggcggactctcaaccactgcgccaccagggaagcccgagttttgATATTTTGCAAAGCAAGTTGGGGAATCTTCCATCTTATTTTGTGATCTGGAACAAGATAACATGACATTGGAATAGGAATTTTCTTGGAAATTTGAAAGAACTCagacaatagagaaaaaaatgtaaaagctggTTCATTTTTGGATTCCCTTAACTACTTTAGTGTATTGTtccataatattaaaatatatacctgGACTTGCTTGGCTTATTCAGGAAAGTAGGAGTAATCTTAACAAATCTTAATTTTTTGATTCCCTTAACCATTTTAGTCTATTGTTCAGTAAAATTAAAGGATATATACTTGGATTTGCTTCGTTTATTCAAGAAAGTAGGAGTgatcttaataaataaaaaaaacttcTCACTGACTCATTCATCAAACATTAACTggatattttctctttggaaacacTGTGTTAATAATGGAAATTCTAGGGTAAGCAAGACACACCCCTACCCATAGAAGGGTAGAGGTTAGGAGCAGCAATCATATCAGGAAGATGGTGAGATGTTCTCCATTACCTAAAGAACAAGTAAAAGAAGAGTGAGGAGGTGGGACTCCAGATGCGAGCAGTCGAGTGGAAATGCCCTGAGCTAAGGCAGTCTGGGGCTTTGGGAAATGGCAATTCCTTCTATGGGAGTTCATTTTAAATTCAGCTGTGGGTGGTGGCAGGGGCCAGACTCTCAGACTGTGTGTTTTATAGGTGAGAGAAGAGCCTGGAATGGAAAATTGCTTAGTAGTTATGTTTGGATCAGGAGTAAACCAGAGGGAAATCCCTACCTGGGGCAGGTATGAGAGGTACCCTGAACTCTTGTCCCAGTGCAGTTAATACAGTGCATGAAGGTGCTCTATACATATCATCTGCAGTGATTTCTTGAGAATAGGGTGATACTCTCTTGAGTTGGTACCCAGAAGCCATTAGGCTGGCACTCCTTTCCCTGGCCTAAGAGAGCCAGAGCCAACTCTGTTAAAATCACATTAAAGGTAGGTTATCTTGAGCGTAATTAGGCCAAATCTAAGCAGGGTCTAGGCTTTGGTGGcagtgaaatgaatgaaaacagtATTTAGATGGATGAATacctgggagagaaggaaggagttaGTCTTTCACTTAAATTCTAAGAGCTTTGAGTTATATCAGCTGTGGAAGACTAACCCGTACCCCAAATTAATTATCCTCTAAGAGGAAAAATTTAATGAGTTTTGTGAAGCTGCATTTTGCCTGATTTGATTGAACTGTGTATTATTTGAGACGTCCTGgataaaaacaaaatcccagaGGAGAGGGCAGTAAGGTCTGGGGacaaaaaaatactagaaataatTGCCATTCATTAAAGATCTaataaatgccaggcactgtgctagatgctttTCTTACTTTGCATACGTTCCAGCAGTCCTACAAGACAGGGCTTATCAAACCCGTTTTACAGAGGATGCATCCAAGGCTCATAGTGTTAGTAATTTCCCCAAGATTATACTGCTAGTAAGTGACAGGGCTGGGACTAGACCATGGTCTGAATTCATCTAGGGCCCACATTGTTCCCACTCCTCCTAGCCCAAGGCAGGTCTgtcttctatttctcttctcaGTACTGTATAATATCTCTCAGGTGACAAAAAGAAGGACCATGTGATGGTACTAAAAGCAGGCataaagaaggaaggggaaatgagaataaaacataatttgggGATTGTCTGAGCTTTATTTACCTAGGGTCCTCCTGCTTAGAGACCTAGGATACCCTAATAGCTAACTCTGCCCAGGTGCTGCACTTGTGTCCAGTCCTAGCAATATCCTGACTTAGAGCATGCTTCTCCTGATCTTCCCCAGTGTGCACTCCTGTCCAACTCTGGAACCTGGCCTGCTGGCCAGCTGCTCACTGTCTCCTCATTTGAAAGCTGTGCCCTGCTCCCAGTGGACAGCCCAGAAGCGCCTACCTTCCCCCTAACATAGAACATTCCTACTCCCTGCAGAAGTCCCCTGCTGATCCATCTGTCACTCTGGAGCCCTAATAGCAACAGCCCCTTCAACTTAAAAGTTCAAACTGGAAAGCTCAGATAGATAGTGTTGTTTATACTGATGTGTAGTGAGTTGAATGGTGACCCCCAAGATATATATATCTAAGATATATATATCCAGGTAGATATATCCAAGTCCTAATTTCCAGTATCTCtgtatgtgaccttatttggaaatagtctttgcagatgtaattatgtTAGGAATCTTGAGATTATCTTGGATTTAGGGTAGGCCATAAATACAGTGAATGGTGTACATATAAGAAAAAAGGGAgatttgacacacacacacaaggggaTATgaagaatggaggcagagattggagtgatgcatttATAAGGCAAGGAATGCCGAGGGTTGCTGGCGATCACTGGAAGGTTGAAGAGAGCCACGAGATGGAACTCTCCTTCAAGGTCTCC is from Orcinus orca chromosome X, mOrcOrc1.1, whole genome shotgun sequence and encodes:
- the LOC101278009 gene encoding melanoma-associated antigen 10, which translates into the protein MPWSTSDGSSSIQGEEGTHSLQASAHTKSLFRGLLDEKVADLLHFMVLKYRLKEPFTKAEMLKVVIKKDKNQFPVIFKKASKCLEVISGIDVKEVDPKIHSYVLVNSLDLTHDEMHSDDQSMPKNGLLAIILGVIFIEGNCAPEENIWDFLNTINVYAGREHFIYGEPRKLITRDWVQENYLEYRKVSNSDPPRYEFLWGPRAYAEISKVKVLEFLVKVKGTDRISFSHWYEEALRDDEESRGPSWPLG